The following proteins come from a genomic window of Alphaproteobacteria bacterium:
- the aspS gene encoding aspartate--tRNA ligase, with protein MHPYRTHNCGALREEHAGQEVRLSGWIHRKRDHGNLLFLDLRDHFGLTQCVIDVSSPIFSQAEAVRLESVVTVTGTVVLRTEDTVNPNLPTGHVEVPITTFDVQSAADPLPLQVNSDTDYGEEIRLRYRFLDLRREKVHRNVLLRSQIISSVRQRMIDAGFVEFQTPILTSSSPEGARDYLVPSRLHPGEFYALPQAPQQFKQLLMVAGFDRYFQIAPCFRDEDARADRSPGEFYQLDFEMSFVTQEDVFAAIEPVLSGVFEEFADQREVTTPPFPRIPFAEAMVKYGTDKPDLRNPIEIVDVTDIFNRDDVEFKAFKGVIAKGGIVRAIPGPGAASRPRSFFDKLNDWAREQGAPGLGYVVFDTDGGKGPIAKFIAEDAQRALAATAGMGPGDALFFVCDMPAQAGRFAGVVRTRIGTALELMESDIFKFCWIVDYPMYELNEDTGRIEFSHNPFSMPQGGLAALETQDPLTIKAFQYDIVCNGVELSSGAIRNHLPEVMYKAFEIAGYGADDVESRFGGLLNALKFGAPPHGGSAPGIDRMVMLLADEPNIREIIAFPMNQQAQDLMMQAPAPVPPERLRELHIRLHSPPEKKPPSES; from the coding sequence ATGCATCCCTACCGGACCCATAATTGTGGGGCGCTGCGAGAAGAACACGCGGGACAGGAAGTGCGCCTGTCCGGATGGATTCACCGCAAGCGCGATCACGGCAACCTGCTGTTTCTTGATCTGCGCGATCATTTTGGTTTGACCCAGTGTGTGATCGATGTTTCGAGCCCGATTTTTAGCCAGGCGGAGGCGGTCCGTCTGGAAAGCGTCGTCACCGTAACCGGCACGGTCGTGCTGCGCACCGAGGACACGGTCAATCCAAATCTGCCGACCGGGCATGTCGAGGTGCCAATTACGACGTTCGACGTGCAGTCGGCCGCCGATCCGTTGCCGTTGCAGGTCAACAGCGATACCGACTATGGCGAGGAAATCCGGCTGCGCTATCGCTTCCTCGATCTACGGCGCGAAAAAGTGCACCGCAACGTACTGCTGCGCAGCCAGATTATTTCGAGCGTGCGGCAGCGGATGATCGATGCCGGATTCGTTGAATTCCAGACCCCGATCCTGACTTCCAGTTCGCCGGAAGGCGCGCGCGACTATCTCGTTCCGTCTCGCCTCCATCCAGGTGAATTCTATGCGTTGCCGCAGGCGCCACAACAATTCAAACAATTGCTTATGGTGGCCGGGTTCGACCGGTATTTCCAGATCGCGCCATGTTTCCGGGATGAGGACGCCCGCGCCGACCGCTCGCCGGGTGAATTCTATCAACTCGATTTCGAGATGTCGTTCGTCACTCAGGAGGACGTATTTGCCGCTATCGAGCCGGTCTTATCGGGGGTGTTCGAGGAATTCGCCGACCAGCGTGAGGTCACTACGCCGCCGTTTCCGCGCATCCCTTTCGCCGAGGCGATGGTAAAATACGGCACCGACAAACCCGATCTCCGTAATCCGATCGAGATCGTCGATGTAACCGACATCTTCAACCGCGACGATGTCGAGTTCAAGGCGTTCAAGGGCGTGATCGCCAAAGGCGGCATCGTGCGCGCCATACCGGGGCCTGGAGCCGCATCTCGGCCACGCAGTTTTTTCGATAAGCTGAACGATTGGGCACGGGAGCAAGGCGCACCTGGATTGGGCTATGTCGTTTTCGATACCGACGGCGGCAAGGGACCGATCGCCAAGTTCATTGCCGAGGACGCACAGCGTGCGCTCGCCGCGACGGCGGGCATGGGACCTGGGGACGCGTTGTTCTTCGTCTGCGACATGCCTGCCCAGGCGGGACGTTTTGCCGGCGTCGTGCGGACGCGAATCGGGACCGCCCTCGAGCTCATGGAAAGCGACATCTTCAAGTTTTGCTGGATTGTCGATTACCCGATGTACGAGCTCAACGAAGACACCGGCCGCATCGAATTCAGCCACAACCCGTTTTCTATGCCCCAAGGCGGCCTCGCCGCGCTTGAGACGCAAGATCCGCTGACCATCAAAGCGTTTCAGTACGACATCGTGTGCAATGGCGTGGAATTGTCCAGCGGCGCGATCCGCAATCATTTGCCCGAGGTGATGTACAAGGCCTTCGAGATCGCCGGCTATGGAGCCGACGATGTCGAATCCCGATTCGGCGGCCTGCTCAATGCATTGAAGTTCGGCGCACCACCCCACGGCGGCTCGGCGCCGGGAATTGATCGGATGGTGATGCTGCTGGCAGACGAGCCCAATATTCGCGAGATTATCGCGTTTCCGATGAATCAGCAGGCCCAGGACCTCATGATGCAGGCGCCGGCGCCGGTTCCGCCGGAGCGGTTGCGGGAGCTGCACATTCGGCTCCATTCGCCGCCGGAAAAGAAACCGCCATCCGAGAGCTGA
- a CDS encoding DNA polymerase IV, with protein sequence MAVVGGGSRPVTPTICRECCREVAADAIDRRCPHCGSPRLVEHPELDRLSLAHIDCDAFYAHVEKRDDPSLADRPVIVGGRHRGVVTACCYVARLYGVRSAMPMFKAIKACPEAVVIKPDMAKYQRVGRIIRDMMRSVTPLVEPLSIDEAFLDLTGTERLHRSPPALTLARLAKKVEQEVGITVSIGLSYNKFLAKIASDLDKPRGFAVIGTAEAVDFLHDKPVSMIWGVGKSLHAKLKCDGLAHIGQLRALAQDDLVARYGAIGKRLHSFAHGRDHRRVNPDSPTKTISAETTFNADIADNEELRRILWRLSEKVSRRLKTAELSAGSVTLKLKTQDFRIRTRSRRLPNPTEVAELLFRTAAPLLDGECDGTFFRLIGIGAHDLRSDKSVPTTQADLLPQDDDQHLRRVEEVIDDVRDRLGLDVIGKGRGLKPPAKQKKAAARANKAKPIKHP encoded by the coding sequence ATGGCTGTGGTCGGCGGAGGAAGTCGACCGGTGACGCCCACGATATGCAGGGAATGTTGCCGGGAGGTCGCGGCCGATGCCATCGATCGGCGCTGCCCGCATTGCGGATCGCCCCGATTGGTCGAGCACCCTGAATTGGATCGCCTCAGCCTCGCTCACATCGATTGCGACGCCTTCTATGCGCATGTCGAAAAACGCGACGACCCCTCTCTCGCCGACCGTCCCGTCATCGTCGGCGGACGACATCGCGGGGTTGTCACCGCCTGTTGCTACGTTGCCCGGCTCTATGGCGTCCGATCGGCCATGCCTATGTTCAAGGCGATCAAGGCGTGTCCCGAGGCCGTCGTGATCAAGCCGGACATGGCAAAGTACCAGAGAGTAGGCCGAATCATTCGCGATATGATGCGCAGTGTCACGCCGCTCGTCGAGCCGCTGTCGATCGACGAGGCATTTCTCGACCTAACCGGTACCGAGCGCCTTCATCGTTCGCCACCGGCTCTGACGCTCGCCCGGCTGGCAAAGAAAGTTGAACAGGAAGTCGGTATCACCGTCTCGATCGGCCTCAGCTACAACAAGTTTCTCGCCAAGATTGCCTCGGACCTCGACAAGCCTCGCGGTTTCGCGGTCATCGGCACCGCCGAGGCGGTCGATTTCCTGCACGACAAGCCTGTGTCCATGATCTGGGGCGTGGGGAAGTCCCTGCATGCGAAATTGAAATGCGACGGGTTGGCCCATATCGGACAATTGCGCGCCCTTGCACAGGACGACCTCGTGGCCCGCTACGGGGCAATCGGCAAGCGCCTTCATTCGTTCGCCCATGGTCGCGATCATCGCCGGGTCAATCCGGACAGCCCCACCAAGACCATCTCCGCCGAGACCACATTCAATGCCGATATCGCCGACAATGAGGAACTGAGACGAATTCTCTGGCGACTCAGCGAGAAGGTCTCCCGGCGTCTCAAGACCGCGGAACTGAGCGCCGGGAGCGTCACCTTGAAACTCAAGACCCAGGATTTTCGGATCCGCACAAGATCGCGCCGATTGCCTAACCCCACCGAGGTCGCCGAGCTCTTGTTCCGGACCGCAGCGCCACTCTTGGACGGGGAATGCGATGGGACGTTTTTCCGCCTGATCGGCATCGGCGCCCATGACCTTCGCAGCGACAAGAGCGTGCCGACGACACAAGCCGATCTGCTGCCTCAGGACGACGACCAGCACCTGCGCCGAGTTGAGGAAGTCATCGACGATGTCCGCGACCGCCTGGGGCTCGACGTCATCGGCAAAGGAAGAGGCCTAAAACCGCCGGCCAAGCAAAAGAAGGCGGCGGCCCGGGCGAACAAGGCCAAGCCAATCAAACACCCTTAG